GATCCGCCGCCGCCGCAGGCGGCCGAGAGGGCCAGCACCGCTGCCCCGACGACCGCCGCTACCGCCGTACTGCGCCCGCGCATGGCAGAACTCCAATGTCCGCTCGTTAGGTAAGGGGAACCTTACTAGGCGAGCGGACAGCAGCGCGCCCCCCAGTTCCTGTGAGCTGAGGGGCGCGCGAGGTGGTTCAGCGAGCCAGTGTGTCCTGCGACACGGTCCAGAGCCGGGCCGCGGCCTCGGGGTCCAGCGCGTACGCGGCGACGCCGGTCCGGGTGCCGGGCTGGTTGAGGCCGGCCTCGGCCACGTCCTCGAAGTACGTGCCGGTGACGCCCTCGACCAGCGGGGACGCGGCCAGCAGCACCGAGGTCGCGGCCCCCTGCTCGGGCGTCTTCCACTGCGGCAGGGTCGAGCCGCCGGCCGCGGTCCGCATCCGCTCCAGGTCCTCGTCGGAGACGTAGCGCTGCAGATTGGTCCGGATGCCGCCCGGGTGCAGGGCGTTGGCGGTGATGCCGTCGCCGGCCCAGCGCCTGGCCACCTCGACGGCGAACAGCACGTTCGCCGTCTTCGACTGCCCGTACGCCGCCCAGGGCTCGTATGCGCGGTGCTCGAAGTGGATGTCGTCGAAGACGACCGGGGAGCGCAGGTGCGCGGCCGAGCTGACCGAGACCAGCCGGGCCCCGCCGGCCAGCGCGAGCGCGTCGTGCAGCCCGCTGGCGAGCGCGAAGTGGCCGAGGTGGTTGGTCGCGACCTGCATCTCCCAGCCCTCGGGCGTCCGCATCAGCGGCGAGGCCATCACCCCGGCGTTGTCGACCAGAATGTGCAGCGGGCCGTCCCAGTTGGCGGTGAACGCCGCGATCGAGGCCCGGTCGGCCAGGTCCAGCGGGGCGACGAGGACGTTGCGGCCGATCTCGGCGGCGGTCTTGGCCCCGGCGTCGAGGTTGCGGACGGCGATCGTGACCTCGGCCCCGGCGTTCGCGAGCGCGCGGGCGGTCTCGACGCCGATGCCGGAGGCGCCGCCGGTGACGACGGCGCGCCGGCCGGACAGGTCGATCCCGGCGACGACCTCGGCGGCGGTGGTTTCCCGCCCGAACGGCCAGGGGGCGGGTGTGCTGGCGGTCATGGACCTCTCCCGGTAGGACGATCTCGGTACGATGGAAGCGGAGGAACCTCCGCTACCTCTCCAGACTAAGCGGAGGAAGCTCCGGTTAGCAACGTGACCCGGTCGGCACCGCGACGGAGGAGGCACCTGTGGAGACGCGCCCGCTGCGCGCCGACGCCCGGCGCAACCGGGACCGGCTGCTCGCGGTGGCGGTGCGCGCGTTCTCCCAGGACGGCCCGGACGTGCCGCTGGACGCGATCGCCCGGGAGGCCGGCGTCGGGATCGGCACGCTCTACCGGCACTTCCCGACCCGGGACGCGCTGGTCGAGGCCGCGTACCGGACCGAGCTCGACCGGCTCTGCGACGCGGCGCCGACCCTGCTCGCCGAGCTGCCGCCGGAGCGGGCGCTGCGGGCGTGGATGGACCGGTTCGTCGACTACATGACGACCAAGCGCGGCATGGCGGACGCGCTCAAGGCGCTGATCGCCTCCGGCGGGAATCCGTACGCGCACAGTCGGGACCGGATGACGACCGCGGTCGAGTCGCTGCTCGAGGCGGGGGTGCAGGCCGGCAGCCTGCGCCCGGACGTGCTCGCGCCGGACGTGCTGGCCGGGCTGTCCGGGGTCACCCTGGCCGCGGGCGAGCGGGACCAGGCCGGCCGGCTGCTCGACCTCCTGCTCGACGCGCTCCGCGCCCGCTGACGCGGGCTGCGCTAACGCCGCCAGTTCACGTCGCGGCCGGTCAGGCCGAGCAGCCGCCGGAGGTCGTCCGCACCCGCCGGCACCTCGACCGACGGCCCGAACGGCCCGCCCTCCAGGTCGGAGAACTTCTCCGCGAAGCCCAGTGCCGCGGCCACCAGCTCGGGCTCGGCCCCGTACGGCTGCCCGGTCCCCTCCGCGAGGTCCCAGCCGTGCACGACCAGCTCGTCCGCGAGGACCGCCGCGGTGAGATCGGCCGGCAGCGCGACCCCGCCGACGGTCGCCTCGCCCAGCCAGGCGTCCGGGTCGCGCCAGGCCGAGACCAGGTCGTCGAGCCGGAACCGCAGCTGGTCGCGCCAGTCCGGCGGCAGGTCGGCGGTCGGTTCCGGCGCGAGGCCGATCTGCTTGCGGGCACCGTTGGCGAACGCCACCGTGAAGTCGAGGAGGTGGTGCAGCAGCATCGCGACCGACCAGCCCGGGCAGGGCGTCGGCCGGTCGAACTGATCGTCGGTGACGCCGTCGGCGAGCACGGCGATCTGACGGGCGGCCGGGGCGAAGTCGTACGGCACGGTCATGCGGGCGCTCCTACCCGCCCCCGGCGGCGGGCACGCGCGAGCAGCGCGACCGCGGGCGCGCCGAGCAGGGCGGTGGCCAGCAGCGCCGCCGGCACCGACGCCCGGGACCCGAGCAGCCCGATCGGCGGTCCGCCGAGGATCTGCCCGGCCGAGTCGGCCTGCCCGACCGCGGACAGGGCGGTGGCCCGGGTCGCCGGGTCGGTCAGCGCGACCAGCCAGGTGTCCAGCAGCGGCGCGGCGGCCGAGCGCAGCAGCCCGGCCAGCAGCCAGGTCGCCGCGGCCAGCGGCAGCAGCCCGGTCACGGCGAACACGGTCATCGCCGGCAGCCGGACGCACTCCACCGCCAGCAGCAGGCCGCCGGCCCGGGACGCGTCCAGCCGGCGCCGGAACAGCTCGGTCAGCCCGGCCGCCCCGAGCATGGCGGCCGCGGTGAGCACGCCGATCGTCAGCACGCCGACCGCCGGGAACGCCAGCAGCCGGGCGGGACCGAGCCGGTCCCAGCCCTCGCTGCCGAGGCCGAGCACGAAGACCGCGGCCAGCACGTACAGGGTCGCGGGGGAGGGGCGGATGCGGGACAGCCGGATCTCGTCCGCGGCCGGGGCGACGCGGGTCTCCTGCAGGGCGAGCGCGAGCAGCCCGGCCAGCAGCAGCCAGCCGGCCGCGCCGGCGACCATCGGCAGCCGCAGACCGTGCCGGCCGAGCAGGGCGCCGACCCCGACCCCGGCGACGGTGCCGACCTGGGCGAGCTGGGCGCCGCGGCTGAACGCGGGCCCGGCCCGGTGGTCGCCGAGCTCGCCGGCGATCCAGGCCTGCTCGGCGCCGTCGGTGAGGGCGGAGCCCAGCGCGGACACCGCGGTGCCGATCAGCACCGGGACGAGGGTCGGCACGCTCTGCACCGCGATCCCGGCGCCGAGCAGCGCGGTGCCGGCGACGATCGCGGGCTTGCGGCCGTACCGGTCGGCGGCCAGGCCGGTCGGCAGCTGGGCGATCAGATAGGTCACCTCCAGCACGGTGCCGACGAGCACCAGCTGGAACGGGCCGAGGCCGACGTCCCGGATCTGGTAGACCAGCGAGTACGTCAGCGCGCAGCCACCGGCCAGGGAGCCGAGGCCGCGCAGGAGCAGGTAGAGCGGGTACGCGCGCACGCGGGAGTCCTTTGTGGACGGACGAGGTCCCGGGCTCGCGGCAGGCGCTCAGCCCGGGGCGACGGCGTACGCGGTTGGCATCACGATCAGGCTAGGCCGTCCGTCGAGCGGTTAACGGGGTGGAACAGCGCGGCCCCGGTGCCGGCGTCGAAGACGTGCGCCCGGCGGCCGTCCAGCGCGACCCGGACGGCGTCGCCGGCCCGGACCGGGTCCCGCGGCGGGTAGAGCGCCCGCAACGTCGCGCCGCCGGGCGCGGCCAGCGCGGCCCCGGGCGCGGTCACCGGCGCGGCCCCGACGGCGAGCACCACGGCCTGGTGCCGGCCGGTGTACTCGACCGCGGTCACGACCGCGTCCAGGGTGACCTCCTCGGCCGTCCCGGTGGCCGGGCGGACGTCCTCGGGCCGGAAGCCGAGCGCGAGCGCGCGCCCGGCCAGCCCGGCCGGCGCCGGTCCCCACAGCGGCAGCGTGCGGGGGCCGACCTCGTAGCCGGCCAGGTCGGTGCCGACGAGCCGGGCCGGCACCAGCCCGATCGGCGCGACCGAGACGGCCGCGAGCACGCTCGCGGGCCGGTCGTACAGGTCGGCGGGCGGGCCGACCTGGACGACGGAACCCTCGTGCAGCAGGGCGACCCGGTCGGCGACCGCGAGCGCCTCGTCCGGGTCGTGGGTGACGTAGAGGGTGCTCACGCCGAGGGAGCGGACCACCTCGACGATCCGGCGCCGGACCCGGATCCGCTCGGCCGCGTCGAGGTGCGCGAGCGGCTCGTCGAGCAGGAACGCCTGCGGCGTCTGCACCATCGCCCGGCCGATGCCGACCAGCCCGCGCTCGCCCTCGGAGAGCTGATCGGGCTTGCGCCGCAGCAGCTTGCCGATCCGGAACTGGCCGGCCCGCCCGGTCACTCGTCTGTCCACTTCGGACTTCTCCACGTGCCGGACCTTCAGGCCCCAGCCCAGGTTGCCGGCGACGTCGAGAAAAGGCAGCAGCGCGCTGGTCTCGAACACCATCGCGACCCGGCGGTCCCCGGCCGGGATCCCGTTCGCCGGCCGTCCGTTCACGACCACCTCGCCCGAGCGCACCGGCAGCAGCCCCGCGACCGTCCGCAGCAGGGTGGACTTGCCGCTGCCGGAGGCGCCGAGGACCGCGAGCAGCTCGCCCGGGCCGGCCAGCAGCGTGACCTCGCGCAGCGCGACCACGTCTCCGTGCACGACGGTCACCCCGCGGACGCCGGTCTCGCCGGTCACCCCGGTCATGGACCCTGCCTAGCACGCGCGGGAGGTGATCGGGAGATGAACCGGTTCAGACGGCCGCTTGGGTTGATGTTGGTGCGACACTCGGGGACGTGCCGTTCGCGCGCCCACGCCGGGTCACCCTTCGCGAGGTCGCCGTCCGGGCCGGGGTCTCGCCCACCACCGCCTCGTTCGTGCTCGCGGGGCGGGAGGACATGCGGATCTCCGAGGAGGCCCGGATGCGGGTCCGGCAGGCCGCCTCCGACCTCGACTACCGGCCCAACCTCACCGCCCGCAGCCTGCGGACCAAGGTGACCCGGACATTCGCCTTGGTCTCCGACACGATCACCACCCGGCAGTACGGCGGGGGCATGATCCGCGGCGCGCTCACCGCCGCGCTGGAGGAGGAGCACCTGCTCTTCGTCACCGAGACCGACGGCGACCCGCGGACCGAGGAGCGGCTGGTCGAGGACCTGCTCGGCCGCCAGGTCGACGGCTTCCTCTACGCCTCCATGTTCACCCGCCAGGTCACGCTGCCGGCTTCGCTGCAGGGCCACCCGGTGGTGCTGCTCAACTGCACCACCGGCGACGCGGCGCTGCCGACCGTGCTGCCGGACGAGCGGGCCGGTGGCCGCGCCGCCGCCCAGGCCGTGCTCGACCGCGGCCACCGGGACGGGATCGTGATCGCCGGCGAGACCCCGCCGGGGGTGTACGCGGCCCGCGAGCGGCTGGCCGGGATCGAGGAGGCGCTGGCCGAGGCCGGGACGCAGGCGGACGCGATGCTGGACTGCTCCTGGTGGCCCGAGGCCGGGTACGACGCGGTCGCGCACACGCTGGCCCGCGGACGGGTTCCGCGGGCACTGATCTGCCTCAACGACCGGATCGCGTTCGGGGCGTACCAGGCCTTGCAGGAGGCCGGGGTGGCGATCCCGGCCGAGGTGTCGGTCGTCTCCTTCGACGACTCGGACCTGGCCGGCTGGCTGCGGCCGGGGCTGACCAGCGTCGCGCTGCCGCACTACGAGCTCGGCCGGCGGGCCGTCCGGGTCCTGCTGGCCTCGGAGTCCGGGCACGGGATCGAGGCCGTGCCGATGCCGCTGCACGAGCGCGAGTCGGTCGCCGCGCCGCGCCCGGCCGCCCGAACGGAGCAGCGCGACCGCGCCTGAGCCGCGCAGGGCGGGCGCGGCGGCGTCTGGACCGCAGCGACGCGCCGACCGAGTCGCCGCGCGGAGGGAGGACGCCGCCGGAGGCGACCACCCGGAGCGGCCGGGGGATCAGCGACACTGTTCGGCGTGCACTTCGTCTTCACACCGCCGGCGGAAGCGGCCGCAGGCCTGCTGAGCCTGCCCTGGGACCGCCCGCTGGCGGAGTGGACCGACGATCGGCTGGTGGAGATCCGGCAGCGCGGCATCTCCCGGCACGTGGTCCGGTTCGTGGTCGAGGGGGGCGAGGTGTTCGCGATCAAGGAGATCGACGAGCGGCTGGCCCGGCGGGAGCACCGGCTGCTGCGGCGGCTGGGCGAGCTCGGCATCCCGGCGGTCGACGTGCTCGGCGTGGTCGCCGACCGGCCCGGGCTGGAGGCGGCGCTGGTGACCCGCTTCCTCGACTTCTCCACGCCGTACCGGAACCTGTTCGCGAACCCGCGCGGGGTGCAGCTGACCGACCGGCTGCTGGACGCGCTGGTCGAGCTGCTGGCCCGCCTGCACACGGCCGGCTTCCTGTGGGGCGACTGCTCGCTGTCCAACACGCTGTTCCGGCACGACGCGGGCTCGTTCGCGGCGTACCTGGTCGACGCGGAGACGGCCGAGCTGCGGCCGACCCTGTCGGACGGGATGCGGCACTACGACGTGAGCCTCGCCTTCGAGCGGGTCGGCGGCGAGCTGTTCGACCTGCAGGCCGGCGGGCTGCTCTCACCCGAGATCGACCCGCTGGCGGTGGCCGAGCAGGTCGAGGCCCGGTACGACGCGCTCTGGCACGAGCTGACCCGGGAGGAGCTGCTGCAGCCCGGCGACCAGCGCTACCGGATCGCCGAGCGGCTGCGCCGGCTCAACGAGCTCGGCTTCGACGTCGACGAGCTGGACATCGTGCAGGGGCCGGCCGGCAACCGGCTGCGGGTCCGGACCCGGATCGCCGAGCCCGGGCACGACCGGCAGCTGCTGTTCGCCCGGACCGGGATCGACGCCCAGGAGAACCAGGCCCGCCGGCTGCTCAACGACGTGGCCAGCTTCCGGGCCTGGCTGGAGCAGAGCGAGGGCCGGCGGGTGCCCGACGCGGCGGCGGCCAACCGCTGGCTGGCGGAGGTGTACGAGCCGGTGATCGCCTCGATGCCGGAGGAGCTGCGGGGTCGGCTGGACGACGCCGAGGTCTTCCACGAGATCCTGGAGCACCGCTGGTTCCTGTCCGAGGCCGAGGGCCGCGACGTCGGCACCACCCGCGCGGCCGAGGACTACTTCGCCGGCGTGCTGCCGGCCGTGCCGCCCGACCTCACCGTCGGCACCGGCATGCGCGGCATCATCGGGCCGTGAAGATCACACCGGGACCGCTCCCGGTGCCGGGTACCGTCGTGCGGTGCTACGCCCGCGTCTGATCGTTCCGCTGATCGCTGCCGCCCTTGCCGCGGCGGCCTGTACGAGCGGCTCGGACCAGGTGACCGGCGCGCAGCCGAGCGCCTCGGCGTCCGGGGCCGCGAGCCTGGCCGGGGTCTGCCCGGCCACCGTGACGATCCAGTCGAACTGGTGGGCGCAGGCCGAGGACGGCGCGATCTACCGGCTGCTCGGCGGCACCCTCGACGTCGACAAGCAGCACAAGCGGGTCACCGGTGCGCTCGTCGCCGACGGCGTCGACACCGGCGTGAAGGTGCAGATCCGCTCGGGCGGGCCGGCCAACGGGTTCGTGCCGGCGGCGAGCGTGCTCTACACCGACCCCTCGGTGCTGCTGGCGACCGCGGACACCGACCAGATCGCGCAGCTGGCCTCGTCCAAGCCGGTCAAGGCGGTGGTGGCGCCGATGGAGCGCTCGCCGGTGGTGCTGATGTTCGACCCGGCCCAGCACTCGTTCACGAAGATCGGCGACATCGGGAAGACCGACACCCGGGTGCTCTACTTCCAGGGCGCGACCTACATGGACTACCTGGTCGGGTCGGGACAGCTGAAGAAGGCCCAGGTCGACTCCGGGTACGCCGGGACGCCGGACCGCTGGGTCGCGGCCCGCGGCAGCATCGTGCAGCAGGGCTTCCTCACCAACGAGCCGTTCGCGTACGAGAACGAGCTGCCGTCGTGGGACAAGAAGGTGGCCTGGCTGCTGGTCGCCGACGCCGGCTACCCGGTCTACCCGGAGACGCTCACGGTCCGCTCGGACAAGGAGAGCGCGGACGCGGCCTGCCTGAAGAAGCTCGTGCCGATCATCCAGCGCTCAGCGGTGGGCTACCTGTCCGACCCGGCCGCGACCAACACGCTGATCGTGAAGCTGACCCAGGACTACAACGCCTATCCGTACTCGGCCGCGCGGGCGGCGTACGCGGCGAAGGTCATGAAGGACAACGGGATCGTCGGCAACGGGACCGACGGGATCCTCGGCAACTTCGACCTGGCGCGGGTCACGAAGCTGCTCGGGATCGTCCGGCCGGTGTTCGCGGCGGACCGGACACCGCTGCCGGCCGGGCTCACCGCGGACGATCTTGTCACCAACGCGTACATCGACAGTTCGGTCGGGGCTTCCTGAGGATCCCGGTTCTGTCGGACCCTCCTGCGAGGGTTCTGTGGCGTCGGACTCTTTCTGAGCGGGGCCAGGCGTGGAGCTGAGAGCCGCGTTCAGCCCAGGGCCGAATTCGCCGTAATCCGGTTGCGGGGTTGCGCGAAGGGTCTTAGCGTTTCGTGCTGGAGTACGAAACGGTGTCGTTCACTTGTTGGTAACGGGAGGACCTCAGCATGTCACCGCACGAGCCCGCCGGCCTGTCGGCCGACGTCCTGGAGGAGCCCGCGACGCCGGGTTCCAGCCGGGGTCCGGCCCGGGAGTCGGCGATCTGTGCCGCGGCGCTCGAGCTGCTGGCCGAGGTCGGCTACGACAAGATGAGCATGGACGCGGTGGCCTCCCGGGCCCGCGCCTCCAAGGCGACGATCTACCGGCGCTGGCCCGGCAAGCGGGAGCTGGTGGTGCATGCCATCCGCTGCCGCGGGCCGCAGGCGGTCGAGCCGCCGGACACCGGGACGCTGCGCGGCGACATCATCGCCACCCTGCGGTTCGCCCGCGAGGGCATCGGCTCCGAGGACGTCGCGCTGCTGGCCGGCGTCCTGCGGGCCATGCGTGGAGCTCCGGAGCTTGCCGACACGCTGCGCCAGCAGGTGCTGGTGGACAAGCGCCACGTCGGGGCCACCATCGTGCGCCGGGCGATCGAGCGCGGCGAGCTCGGCCCGAACGCCGACCCGTCCGTCTTCCACGAGGTCGCGCCGGCCCTCATGTTCTTCCGCGTGCTCGTCACCGGTGAACCCATCGATGACGAGTTCTTCGCCCACGTCGCCGACGACGTGCTCATCCCGCTGCTCGCCTGCAGCAGCACCCGAACGACGGTTCCATCCGCCAGACAGGAGACATCGTGACCAGCTCCATCGGCGCCGGCCCTGACCAAGCCGCGCCAGAATCAGGCGCCCAGGACTCCAGGCGCTGGCTCGCCCTTGCCGTGATCGCGGTGAGCCAGCTCATGGTCGTGCTGGACGCGTCCATAGTGAACATCGCCCTGCCGTCGGCGCAGCGGGACCTCGGCATCACCGACGCCGACCGGCAGTGGGTCGTCACGGCGTACACGCTGGCCTTCGGCGGGCTGCTGCTGCTCGGCGGTCGCATCGCCGACTACGTCGGCCGCAAGCGGATGCTCATCGTCGGCCTGCTCGGCTTCGCCGGCGCGTCCGCGCTCGGCGGCATCGCCTCGACCGCGGAGCTGCTGTTCGCGGCCCGCGCGCTGCAGGGGGCGTTCGCGGCCCTGCTGGCGCCGGCCGCGTTGTCCTTGATCACGGTGACGTTCACCGAACCGAAGGAACGGGCCCGCGCGTTCGGCGTGTTCGGCGCCATCTCCGGCGGCGGCGCGGCCATCGGCCTGGTCCTCGGCGGCATCCTGACCGAGTACGCGTCCTGGCGCTGGTGCCTCGGCGTCAACGTCCCGATCGCCATCGCAGCCGCCGGCGCGGCCTTCGTGATCGTCAAGGAGAGCAAGGCCCACGGCAACACCAAGTACGACGTGCCCGGCGCGGTCCTGGTCACCCTCGGCCTGGTCTCGCTGGTGTACGGGTTCACCGAGGCCGCCAAGCCCGACCTGGGCTGGACCGCCGGCACCACGATCTTCTTCCTGGCCGCGTCGGTCGTCCTGCTGGTCGCGTTCGTCGTGTGGGAGTCGCGGATCGCGAACCCGCTGCTGCCGCTGCGGATCGCGCTCGACCGCAACCGGGGCGGGTCGTACCTGGTCTTCCTGGTCGTCGGGGCCGGCCTGTTCGGGATGTTCCTGTTCCTGACGTACTACTTCCAGCTCAACCTGGGCTACAGCGCGCTGAAGTCGGGCCTGGCGCTGCTGCCGTTCAGCGGCGGGATCATCGTCAGCGCGGGCGTGGTCTCGCAGTTGCTGCCGCGGCTCGGACCGAAGCCCCTGATGATCAGCGGTCTGGTCATGGCCGTGCTGGGGATGCTGTGGCTGACCCAGATCACCGCGGACACCAGCTACGTCAGCCACATCCTGCCGTCGGAGCTGCTGCTGTCCATCGGCCTGGCCGGGGTGTTCATCCCGGCGTCGAGCACGGCGCTGGTCGGCGTCGACTCGCATGACGCCGGTGTGGCCAGCGCGCTGCTGAACACGTCCCAGCAGATCGGCGGCTCGCTCGGCACGGCGCTGCTCAACACGCTGTACGCGTCGGCCGTGACCGGCTTCCTGGCCGCGCGGGTCACGTCTCCGGCGGACGCGCAGCGGCTGCAGCCGGACGCGCTGATCCACGGCTACCACGTGGCCTTCTTCTGGGCCGCGGTGCTGCTGGCCGCCGGTCTGGTCTTCGCGCTCATCTTCATCAACGCGAAGAAGGACGACATCCCGTCGGAGCCCGCGCTCGCCGCGGCCTGACCCGTAGGACCCGAGGGGCGGCAGCGACTGCCGCCCCTTCGGGGTCTCTCAGGGCTGGTAGGGCGGCGCACCGCCCCAGCCCAGTCGGGAATCGGGGCGGCCGGCGGGGGTGTGGCGCCGGGCCGGGAGTTGGCCGGGGCGATGCGCGAGCCCCACTCCAGGTAGGCGACGAAGGCCGAGCGGAACTCCGGATCGTCGGGCAGGCCGACCTCGTCGGCGGGGCTCGCGCGGGAAGCCGAGCACCGTTCGCGCTGGGTGGACGGGTCAGTAGACCGAGCCGTAGTCCCCGGAGGTGGTGCCGCTCCCGGACATCGCGGCCACGACCACGAGGACGGCGAACACGATCACGCCGACGAAGCCCAGGCCGGCCAGCACGGTGACCAGCACCCGGAGCCAGGCGACCGCAGCAGCAACAGGCACGTTGCGTCCTTCCGCCGAACGTCGTCGAAATGCTGATACGGACACCCCACCCCACCGGTTCACTTTCCCGGCCGGAGACTTCGCCGGCCGAGCTAGGGTCCGGGCGTGGTCAGCACCGTGTACGTCGCCGCGCTGGAGCCGGACACCGGCAAGTCCGCGGTCGCGCTGGCGGTGATGGAGGCGCTGGCCGGGCGTACCGGCCGGGTGGGGTTCTTCCGGCCGATCCTCGGCGAGGGTCCGGACCCGCTGGTCGAGCTGATGCGCGAGCGCTACCAGGTCAAGGTCCAGCCGCAGGGCATCACGTACGCGCAGGCGCAGGAGCTGAGCCCGGACGAGCTGGTCAGCCGGGTGGTGGAGCGGTTCCGGGAGCTGGCCCGGGACTGCGACGCCGTCCTCTGCGTGGGCAGCGACTTCACCGACGTGTCGACCGCGACCGAGTTCGCGCTGAACCGGCGGCTGGCCGGGGATCT
This genomic interval from Mycobacteriales bacterium contains the following:
- a CDS encoding SDR family NAD(P)-dependent oxidoreductase, with translation MTASTPAPWPFGRETTAAEVVAGIDLSGRRAVVTGGASGIGVETARALANAGAEVTIAVRNLDAGAKTAAEIGRNVLVAPLDLADRASIAAFTANWDGPLHILVDNAGVMASPLMRTPEGWEMQVATNHLGHFALASGLHDALALAGGARLVSVSSAAHLRSPVVFDDIHFEHRAYEPWAAYGQSKTANVLFAVEVARRWAGDGITANALHPGGIRTNLQRYVSDEDLERMRTAAGGSTLPQWKTPEQGAATSVLLAASPLVEGVTGTYFEDVAEAGLNQPGTRTGVAAYALDPEAAARLWTVSQDTLAR
- a CDS encoding helix-turn-helix domain-containing protein; its protein translation is METRPLRADARRNRDRLLAVAVRAFSQDGPDVPLDAIAREAGVGIGTLYRHFPTRDALVEAAYRTELDRLCDAAPTLLAELPPERALRAWMDRFVDYMTTKRGMADALKALIASGGNPYAHSRDRMTTAVESLLEAGVQAGSLRPDVLAPDVLAGLSGVTLAAGERDQAGRLLDLLLDALRAR
- a CDS encoding TIGR03086 family metal-binding protein, producing the protein MTVPYDFAPAARQIAVLADGVTDDQFDRPTPCPGWSVAMLLHHLLDFTVAFANGARKQIGLAPEPTADLPPDWRDQLRFRLDDLVSAWRDPDAWLGEATVGGVALPADLTAAVLADELVVHGWDLAEGTGQPYGAEPELVAAALGFAEKFSDLEGGPFGPSVEVPAGADDLRRLLGLTGRDVNWRR
- a CDS encoding MFS transporter gives rise to the protein MRAYPLYLLLRGLGSLAGGCALTYSLVYQIRDVGLGPFQLVLVGTVLEVTYLIAQLPTGLAADRYGRKPAIVAGTALLGAGIAVQSVPTLVPVLIGTAVSALGSALTDGAEQAWIAGELGDHRAGPAFSRGAQLAQVGTVAGVGVGALLGRHGLRLPMVAGAAGWLLLAGLLALALQETRVAPAADEIRLSRIRPSPATLYVLAAVFVLGLGSEGWDRLGPARLLAFPAVGVLTIGVLTAAAMLGAAGLTELFRRRLDASRAGGLLLAVECVRLPAMTVFAVTGLLPLAAATWLLAGLLRSAAAPLLDTWLVALTDPATRATALSAVGQADSAGQILGGPPIGLLGSRASVPAALLATALLGAPAVALLARARRRGRVGAPA
- a CDS encoding ABC transporter ATP-binding protein: MTGVTGETGVRGVTVVHGDVVALREVTLLAGPGELLAVLGASGSGKSTLLRTVAGLLPVRSGEVVVNGRPANGIPAGDRRVAMVFETSALLPFLDVAGNLGWGLKVRHVEKSEVDRRVTGRAGQFRIGKLLRRKPDQLSEGERGLVGIGRAMVQTPQAFLLDEPLAHLDAAERIRVRRRIVEVVRSLGVSTLYVTHDPDEALAVADRVALLHEGSVVQVGPPADLYDRPASVLAAVSVAPIGLVPARLVGTDLAGYEVGPRTLPLWGPAPAGLAGRALALGFRPEDVRPATGTAEEVTLDAVVTAVEYTGRHQAVVLAVGAAPVTAPGAALAAPGGATLRALYPPRDPVRAGDAVRVALDGRRAHVFDAGTGAALFHPVNRSTDGLA
- a CDS encoding LacI family DNA-binding transcriptional regulator, translated to MPFARPRRVTLREVAVRAGVSPTTASFVLAGREDMRISEEARMRVRQAASDLDYRPNLTARSLRTKVTRTFALVSDTITTRQYGGGMIRGALTAALEEEHLLFVTETDGDPRTEERLVEDLLGRQVDGFLYASMFTRQVTLPASLQGHPVVLLNCTTGDAALPTVLPDERAGGRAAAQAVLDRGHRDGIVIAGETPPGVYAARERLAGIEEALAEAGTQADAMLDCSWWPEAGYDAVAHTLARGRVPRALICLNDRIAFGAYQALQEAGVAIPAEVSVVSFDDSDLAGWLRPGLTSVALPHYELGRRAVRVLLASESGHGIEAVPMPLHERESVAAPRPAARTEQRDRA
- a CDS encoding DUF4032 domain-containing protein; this translates as MHFVFTPPAEAAAGLLSLPWDRPLAEWTDDRLVEIRQRGISRHVVRFVVEGGEVFAIKEIDERLARREHRLLRRLGELGIPAVDVLGVVADRPGLEAALVTRFLDFSTPYRNLFANPRGVQLTDRLLDALVELLARLHTAGFLWGDCSLSNTLFRHDAGSFAAYLVDAETAELRPTLSDGMRHYDVSLAFERVGGELFDLQAGGLLSPEIDPLAVAEQVEARYDALWHELTREELLQPGDQRYRIAERLRRLNELGFDVDELDIVQGPAGNRLRVRTRIAEPGHDRQLLFARTGIDAQENQARRLLNDVASFRAWLEQSEGRRVPDAAAANRWLAEVYEPVIASMPEELRGRLDDAEVFHEILEHRWFLSEAEGRDVGTTRAAEDYFAGVLPAVPPDLTVGTGMRGIIGP
- a CDS encoding ABC transporter substrate-binding protein, producing MLRPRLIVPLIAAALAAAACTSGSDQVTGAQPSASASGAASLAGVCPATVTIQSNWWAQAEDGAIYRLLGGTLDVDKQHKRVTGALVADGVDTGVKVQIRSGGPANGFVPAASVLYTDPSVLLATADTDQIAQLASSKPVKAVVAPMERSPVVLMFDPAQHSFTKIGDIGKTDTRVLYFQGATYMDYLVGSGQLKKAQVDSGYAGTPDRWVAARGSIVQQGFLTNEPFAYENELPSWDKKVAWLLVADAGYPVYPETLTVRSDKESADAACLKKLVPIIQRSAVGYLSDPAATNTLIVKLTQDYNAYPYSAARAAYAAKVMKDNGIVGNGTDGILGNFDLARVTKLLGIVRPVFAADRTPLPAGLTADDLVTNAYIDSSVGAS
- a CDS encoding TetR/AcrR family transcriptional regulator, translating into MSPHEPAGLSADVLEEPATPGSSRGPARESAICAAALELLAEVGYDKMSMDAVASRARASKATIYRRWPGKRELVVHAIRCRGPQAVEPPDTGTLRGDIIATLRFAREGIGSEDVALLAGVLRAMRGAPELADTLRQQVLVDKRHVGATIVRRAIERGELGPNADPSVFHEVAPALMFFRVLVTGEPIDDEFFAHVADDVLIPLLACSSTRTTVPSARQETS
- a CDS encoding MFS transporter — translated: MTSSIGAGPDQAAPESGAQDSRRWLALAVIAVSQLMVVLDASIVNIALPSAQRDLGITDADRQWVVTAYTLAFGGLLLLGGRIADYVGRKRMLIVGLLGFAGASALGGIASTAELLFAARALQGAFAALLAPAALSLITVTFTEPKERARAFGVFGAISGGGAAIGLVLGGILTEYASWRWCLGVNVPIAIAAAGAAFVIVKESKAHGNTKYDVPGAVLVTLGLVSLVYGFTEAAKPDLGWTAGTTIFFLAASVVLLVAFVVWESRIANPLLPLRIALDRNRGGSYLVFLVVGAGLFGMFLFLTYYFQLNLGYSALKSGLALLPFSGGIIVSAGVVSQLLPRLGPKPLMISGLVMAVLGMLWLTQITADTSYVSHILPSELLLSIGLAGVFIPASSTALVGVDSHDAGVASALLNTSQQIGGSLGTALLNTLYASAVTGFLAARVTSPADAQRLQPDALIHGYHVAFFWAAVLLAAGLVFALIFINAKKDDIPSEPALAAA